GATGGTGAGCAGTCATACGAAGGGATAGTAGTGAGAAAGCTTGCCGGAAAAGCCGCAATGGCAAGTGAACCGACACCAACGTTGTCGGTGCAAGCTTAGACCCAAAAGGCAAAGACTTGGTGCGAAGCCCGGAACCGTGGAAGAAAAGCATAACCACCTAGGAAGCCGTCATGTGCCAGACAGAAGCCGGGGAGCCAAGAAGAGCGAAGAGCCGGGGCTGAACAAAAGGGTAGGCCGTCTGGGGCGGAGTACCGAAGGGGAACCGGAAAGGCTGAAAGATTAGCTATACGTCCGGAAACTGAAAGGGAAGGAACACGAGACATGAAGGAAGGAAAAGGAGAGGTAGGCTTTCGTGAGGGAGTAGAAGTCCCGAGAAAACGCAGATGGCACAGCCTCATCGACAAGATATGGGCGATGCCGAACCTTGAGGAGGCATTCCGGGAGGTCAAGCGCAACCGGGGAGCAGCGGGAGTAGACGGAGTGACCATAAAGGTATTCGAGAGTGAACTGGAGCGTAACTTAAGAACGCTTCAGCAGGAGCTGCGGGCGAAGGCATACAAGCCGATGCCGGTCAGGCGCATGTACATTTCCAAGGAAAATGGGGGTCAAAGGCCGCTCGGGATACCCGCAATTCGCGATCGCGTAGTACAGGCGGCGACCCGCCGAATCCTCGAACCGATTTACGAGGCGACATTTATGGAGTGTAGTTTTGGGTTTCGCCCGGGACGCAGTGCACACATGGCGCTGGAGAACATTCGGAAAGATCTCATGGATGGATACGTTTATGTGATCGACGCCGACCTGAAATCGTATTTCGATCTCATTCCACATGACAAGTTGCTTAAGGCCGTCAAGGAAGAAGTGGTGGATGGTAGTGTCCTAAAGCTCATAGAAAGCTTCTTAAAGTCCGGAGTCATGGAGAACGGAAGTTTTCACCTGAACGAGCAAGGAAGTCCACAGGGTGGGGTTATTAGTCCGCTTTTGGCGAATATCTACCTAAACCCGCTGGATAAGCTCATGACTGAACGGAAGCACCGTATAACACGGTACGCCGATGATTTTGTGATCTGCTGCAAATCCCAAAAGGGGGCAGAGAGGGTACTCCAAGGTGTTATTCGTCTACTGGAACAAGAGCTTGGGCTCAAAGTACACCCGGAGAAAACCAAGATCGTGAACAACTTGGAACAGTCCTTTATGTTCCTAGGTCATGAGTTTAAACCGGGATTTTGGGTTACTCCATCCTCGAAAGCCAAACAGAAATTTAAAGAACGCGTGAAAGCAATTACGCGGCGGAACCAAACGGTGAATGTGGAACAGCTGATCCGAAAGAAGTTGAATCCATATTTACGTGGATGGGGTAGCTATTTTGGCTGGGGCAACGTAGGAAGTCTGATGAGAGAGTACGATGCATGGATAAGGAGAAGGCTCCGGATGGTACAGTTGCGGAGCTGGAAAAAGCCGAAGAACTTCTACAGGGCACTAAGAAAGAATAAGTGGAGGGGAGAGCTTCCCAAGATGCGTATGTTCGCATGGAGAAGCTCGCTATCCAAGCCAGCCAGTGTTGCAATGCCAAACGATTGGTTCAGAGAAAGAGGTCTCGTTTTTCTCGTAGACATCTATAATGAACATCATCCCCAGCGGGGATAAGCGCGGAGGAGCCGGATGCGATGACCCGCACGTCCGGTTCTGTGAGAGGCCCATGAATTCATTCATGGGCCTACTCGATTTTCGTTCAATATCTTTAACAAATTACCGCGTTAATATGTTATAATGTAAATATACTCTTAAGGCGGTGGATCCTATGCTTCGTTCTAATCCGAATGTCCAAAATGAATATGAATTGGTGTGTATCGAGGAACTGGTTCATCCGGAT
The window above is part of the Paenibacillus hamazuiensis genome. Proteins encoded here:
- the ltrA gene encoding group II intron reverse transcriptase/maturase; this translates as MKEGKGEVGFREGVEVPRKRRWHSLIDKIWAMPNLEEAFREVKRNRGAAGVDGVTIKVFESELERNLRTLQQELRAKAYKPMPVRRMYISKENGGQRPLGIPAIRDRVVQAATRRILEPIYEATFMECSFGFRPGRSAHMALENIRKDLMDGYVYVIDADLKSYFDLIPHDKLLKAVKEEVVDGSVLKLIESFLKSGVMENGSFHLNEQGSPQGGVISPLLANIYLNPLDKLMTERKHRITRYADDFVICCKSQKGAERVLQGVIRLLEQELGLKVHPEKTKIVNNLEQSFMFLGHEFKPGFWVTPSSKAKQKFKERVKAITRRNQTVNVEQLIRKKLNPYLRGWGSYFGWGNVGSLMREYDAWIRRRLRMVQLRSWKKPKNFYRALRKNKWRGELPKMRMFAWRSSLSKPASVAMPNDWFRERGLVFLVDIYNEHHPQRG